Within Aspergillus oryzae RIB40 DNA, chromosome 2, the genomic segment CTTCCTGACCATCTGTAGGTGGACCTGTCTGCTTGTTCGAGCTGGCTGAGTCGTCTTCTCGCTTCAACGCTTCAACGCGGGGATGTGCGCTGGGTGTCCTAGACATGCTCCAGGATGAACCGTATCCGAGCGTGAGGTATTTGACAAATGTACCTGTTGTCACACCCATCCAGTCACTGCCTTTATCACTTCTTGCAGGGGAGGTTTCGCCGCTTGATTGTAGGCTTACTCCATCAGGCCCTTGTGGAGGCTGTGTTGATTGTGTCGTCCCCACCACAAGTGGGCGTGGTATACCTGGAGAAAAACTGCCATCTGTGTCTCTAGATTGGGAATTTCCTCTAGCTTGTGTCATTGCATTTGCATCTCTTCTAGGGCGACCTCGTTGTCTCCTTCGGTGTTTTCGACGTCGTGGTGATGTTGGGTCTTCACCCACCCCATATGCGTCGATACCGTATTTGTAAATCCACTCCATCCACTGTGAGATGCGCACCACAGAAGACCTGGAGATGGTTCCTACACCTGAGAATATAACACCGTCTGATGGTCGAGGATATGTGTCTAAGCCAAGCCAGTGCGTTTCATCGTCATCGCGTGTGGTATCTGCTGATTTATTTGCGGTTGCAGCACTCTCACCAAGCGTATTCGGGTCACCAAATCGAGAGACCACTAGATCCACAAGGCCATCTGTCCGTGCCACGAAGTCTTCAAAcacctccctctccccgcttccccattcttcctcgccgaCGCCAATGCCCAGCTCGCCGCCAGCAGAAAGCTTTATGCCATTATATACATCCACAGCAGGGTTTCCGCTTAGAAGAATATCCCAGTTCCAGGCAAATCGTAACCAGAAGTTCTCTAGGAGGGGGCAGAATGTGGACCTGCCAACACGTTTGTATAAAGCGTCAAGTGTGATAtcatgatgaagaaggaaaatggaatgCGCCCGGCGTAGTTGCTGAATCAGATGATGGGAAGGACACATCTCCCGCGAAGAGTAatgagaggaggaggaggtcTCTGAAGCATCGtgctgcgaagaaggtcCACTGGAAGAGTGGGTTGGAAGCCGAGTCAGGTCAATTGACTATAGCAATCTCAGTATCTTTCGTCATGGCATGTTCCTCAAGGCTAAGCTTACAGCTAAGATCCACCAATTCTTTTCGAGTTCATGCAGCACAATGAGCGACTTGTCAGTCTCCACGTAGTCGACTGCCTCTCCTTTTGAAAAGTTCCTATACCGATTGTTCAGTATAGTTCTGTTGGGTGTCAAAGCAGCGGTCCCCACCTGGCGAAGCTCACCATGCCCTGCGCCAGCCCTATCTGGCGCAGTCTCACATTCCACCCATcattggtttctttgttttcattATCAGTTGTAAAGCTTCCGCTCCGTCGCAGCCGATCCGATCTGGAAGTGTAAAAGACGACTTGATCCTGTATCGTTTCGTCGGTCGGTCCAAGGAGGGGGTTGTATATAGTTAGATATGCTAGCTGCGCCGGAACTACCGAAGCAAGATCGCTCCCTGACATCGCATCATTATATCGTGAACCGTAACTCACAGTCAGCCGGTGCAATGATCAAAGGTGGGGGAGTATATCGCTGATCGCCTTGGGATGTGATGCGGTGACATCACGTGCTAGTGTTTTCTAGTGTTCGGGGAGCTTTCCGGAGCTTTAGTCTTCGCCGGCGAAGTAGGTATGCTTTGGCAGCTCCCACGCCATGTTTCTTCCGCGGGGCCCCGGGGCGCTCTGTATATACAGAAACGCTGGAACTAGCCGATATTTCGCACATCGATTCTTTGCGACAAGGTCCTATGAGCCCCTCCGAATACTCTTTTGCGGCTCCGATGAGTTCAGCATAGCTTCCTTGAACGCTCTCCACAAGGAACACCTGGATCGACCAGATCGGATATCCTCCATTGATGTCGTTTGCAGACCGGGTAAAAGGGTTGGAAGAGGCCTGAAAAAAATACGCGAGGGTATCTAACCCCACAAGTTGAAAGAGATAAGGGACTAGACTTACGTTCCTTTCGATAGTCCCCATCAAAGCTGCGGCAACCGACCTTTCGCTCCCGGTCCATGAGATAGATACCTTCAGAGGATGGACGGTATTATAAAGACAATCTCAGGCCCCTGAAGTGTTACTGACTCTGTTAGCCACCTGTACTACCTGGGGGTCCCATCAACCTTATAGTAGCAGTATCCTTCGGTTTGTTTGTGCCTCCACGGATTCTCCATGGCGCAAAGTATGGGGGTCTAAATGTGCacccttctttgcttcctgAGTGAGTATAAGTAAACGGTCGAGAGTGTTATACCGGTAATTGATTGGTAAACAACAGCTTCCGTGGTCCCGCTCCGCTCCATCACACTCTTTTGGCTGGTAGAACTAGGACTGGGGTCACTTTGCAGACCCTGGATCTCAAGGATTTCGACCACGGGGTCATTCTACAGCAGACCCCGTCACCCGGATTCGAGATCCCAAATCCCGAGTCATGTACCGTACCTGAACTCTTAAACCTTGTTGCTCCTAAGGGAGCCGAGATCCTTGTCGACGGTATCCGAAAGGGCCTGTTTGTTCCTCCAGTACATGATGCCGGCTGGCGTTCGCCAGAAGAACATGAATCCCTGATACATGCAGCTAAGATCAAGCCCGAGGACCGCCATATCGACTGGGCAAATTGGACCTGGTTAGATATCAGCAGGCGGATTCGTGTACTGGGGCCTTTATGGAGCAAGGCTTTGGTAATCAATGATGCGACAGCTAACCCTTCGTCCTTTCAATACCGGCGGGTGATTTTCACCGAGATGGAGGAAGTTGAACCGATGAAAGGAAGCGAAGCGTATGCTGTGGTCCCAGGCCTACCCTTTGTGGACGGCGCTCATCCCATTGAGTCtcgacaaggaaaaggcgTCTACGTATTCACACAAGATGGCAAACTTCTCCGCATCAACCAAATGAAAGTTGAGGGCGAACAGAATGCGGACGCCCTTCGCGCCGCTCTCAAGGCGCGGATGGTTGGTGGTCGCACATTTTCCTCGAATGGCTCGGACTATACTCCATTCTACAATCCACTGCAATGAAGACACaaatgggaaggaaaagtgCGCTTTTGACTGTACAACTGACTTGTATAATTGACGTCAAGATACCAATATAATTGTTAATGCTAGCCCTGCTTTGGCGCAACGCTGTTTACGTTTGTTTTTGCGGGACATCCCTAACCTTCAGTAGAAAACCGGATCTTGAAAACTTTCTATGGTTAAAGAAGGGGAGTGTTTACTAATGAATAGACATCCTTATGGCCGAGTTGGGATTCTGAATTGATTTAGCCCGTCACAATatcgaaagaaagaagaaagcgatTGTCTCGCCATTCCACTCTTGGTTCCGTATTAGTGCCACAGGTAAAGACGAGTCTTCCTAAATTTTTTCACAATTGGCTTCTCATGTATACTTACACAGTTAAATACACTAAAAAGAGATCAATGCTGGCCTCGGGACAACCTGGGCCATACTCAATCCACAAGCATGCCCACGTATTCCGTCTTTCTCATGCCTTTCCACGCTCTTTTGCCTTCTAGTCCAGGCCATTGAACGAGGAAACGGTCAGCAAAAGGTAACAGTAGCTTGCCTGATAGACTCAAAGTTGTCACACGAGCCCATGATTCTATGAAAATCGTACGGAGTTGGTAATCAGTCGGTGCTAAATATTCACCCCCCAAGGGCTTTGTGAACGGAACAAAGCCTCTGATGAAATTatggagacggaggagcCTGGCAGCTAGTATAACGCAAACCGCCGTAGCAGGACCATTCGTAAGAATCACATCCGGATACGGCGAAATTATTGATGAAGGAAGTCGCTTTTGGTCCGCATATTGTCCACGCAAGACAAGAAGACATGCCCAAAAAGATCTGAGGGTTGAAAAAGGTGCCGTCAGAAATGACTGATGTACGCGACGTGCGCGCGGCACAGTCACAATAGTGTAGGATTCTGCTGGGCTACAGTCGGTCGTAGTTGCTTTCTGAACTTGATTGAGATATCGAGTCTCAAACTCTACTGCCTTCGTAGCACTGAAGTTATCCCCCGAGCTCACAACATATGTGCGATATGCATACTGGGACGGATCGAGCTTTATACGTCGTAACATGGAGAACATTTCGGCTGTATGCCCGCCGCTGCCTAAGACGACGAGAAGATGGGTAGGGGTGTTTTTCGAGCGCCATTTAGGAATGTTAGCATTTTGTGATGTGTATAGGGCATAGATGAGGACCTGTAAGGAAAGTTATGAGTATTagtcaaggatgaagagaggtGATTAGGTGTATGTCAACACCAGGAGCTTACAATGAATGCTGATACGCCAACCACAATTCCTATAGTGAAAAGCCCAAGTAGGCTTCTCAGGGACCACTGTGGCAGGAACATCATACCAAATGTTGAAAGCTACTAGGGGACCCAGGAATGCgatcaaagaaaccaaacgTAAGTTAGTTTGCAGCTGCAGGCGTCATCAGTAACATTTGTTGACAGATAAGTGGTAAAGCACGGCCAATTGAGTAGCGTTGTTGTTAGCTCTGTCTATTGTTTAAGTTAACAATCAAGACGAGACTAGTAACGGCATGTAGCAACAACTGAACACAAGTCGGCACTTGTGTAGAAATCTTTAATTGTTTGTCCCTCGAGCGATGCTGCGGGTGATGATTAAATCGGGCACGTGGTCCGTGCGACTCGGCGATTATTTTGTCTTAACTCCTGCCCATCGTTAGATGGGAGGTTGTTgctccatcaacaaccttcccGCTATCAATGTCAACACTTCGGATATGAAATGGCTCCTCTCTTCGCAAAGCGATTAACTTGCTTCTATTGCGGGAGACGGTCTGCACAGACTGAAAAAGGCTCTATCCGCAAATGGCGCTGTAACGCTTGTGAGGCAATAAATTACCTGGATGAAGTAggtcattttcttttcttttctttttcgtgtcTCTCCGAGACTTGCTAACCATCTCGGCAACTATGACAGAAAGGACAAATCGCGGACCCCCCAGCAGCAGATACAAATCCTAATGTCTACGGTTCGGATGTATCGAGTACCCCTTTCGAGTCGACTGATATTACGGGCTCCGGTCTATTCTGCGCGCAATGCATCCGAAATCAGCATCTTTTCACGAGTGCTCTCGCCGCATATTTCCCGCCAACAGACGATCCAAACTATGGCGCATACGAACAAGAATACCCGAAGTTTCGGAAGAACCTTGAAGAACGGTATCCGCAAGTATGCGCCAAATGTGAGCCCAGGGTGAAAGACCGCATCCGCCAGGCAGGATACGAGGCAAAATCAGACCACCTGAGACGTATGATGGATCGTAGcaaagctggaagagcagcaaggcATGCACGCAAATGGAAttggaggagcttgttgcTTTATGCTGGCGCCATGACTTACTGGGCTAGTGTTGCTGGCCAACTCTCCTGGAATCTAGTGGGCGCTTTAGCTACTGATGAATTACTACGGGACCCGGATGATCTTCTTACACCAGCGTCCATCGTAAAGTGTGTCCAGCAAACATTAGAGACGCGCCGCATGCCAAGTTATTGCTTCGTTGATCTGGCACCTTATGCCGGCCTGTCTCTTGTAGCAGGCATAATTTCTGCCTGGTATAACCCGAAACTGCGCTTCAAGGTTGAAGGGAGAGCTGGCCGCTTCGTCGGTCTAGGAGAATACTACCAAGTCCAACTCATTGTCATGGTAGTGCGATGTGTCTTTTGGGCTTTGCTTAGAGACCCTTCGGCAAATGGTTTACAGTCGAATCTTCCCCCGACCTTGCATACGTTTATGTTCATATTCACTGCTTTGGTATGTCTCGCTCACTTGCTAACCATGGATATTAAACGGCATCAAACTCACAATAGTCTAGTCTGTTCTATTCTCTAGGCGCATTGCGCAGTATGACACTCGCCCTCTGGTAAATTGGGCCGACAATACTCCGGCAGCAACACCAGCTCGTGGACGTGGCGAGTCTCCTGTTTATTCCACTGGAAGCAAACAGCTTTTCACAAGCCCGAGCGAAAGGCTGCAACAGGGCACACCACGCTTTCCTCTCGAAAAGCTAGCGACACCTCGACCTGTTCCTGAGGAGCCAACTTTCCCTACCCCTCCTCCGGAAGGAGACGATATGGATTGGACACCTTCTGTACAGCATAATGTCACACCTACTGTGAGCGTGCACCAGAGAGAGCGGAAATCTGTTCTCGATGGACCTTTACCATTCTACGGATCTCTACCCGCCGCTCCTAAACCTCCGTCATGGAACCTGCGTAACCAGCCTGTTCAGCGCCAGAAACCCATCGAACAGGTTGTTGAGCGCAATCCGTTCCACCGTACTCCAGCCCAACCCTCGAGCCCCTGGGCGCGGAACAATGGCCCCTTTGATACTGCATTTGCACCTCCGAAGTTCTTCCCCATGAGTGATCATGCCGCCTCAACCGGGCTAGAAAGTCTGTTTGATAAAGCTTTCACCATAAAATCgcctgaggatgaggatcaCGGCGCATGGCAATCACAACAGCAGACGACGAATACTCGTCCCCATCAATCTGTCGACCTGCATAGTTATTTTATCTTTCAATATCTCCGACTGGGATTGCTTCTGTCCTCTATCGCTGCTTGGCTCGTATCCCAGTATGGCCATATCTCTCTACCCGGTGATTGTATTGAAGTAGCTTCCTTGGGTAGCGCGAGCCTTATTGCCGGATTTGCGCTACTTGAAGCCCTAAAACAACCTCTCGCTCAGTGGAACGGTATGGAAATACTTGTTTATTTTGCAGAGCTCGTGGCAGCAGTTCATCTTGGAGGAAATCTGCCGCACGTTTCTTACGAACGACACTACTTCGACAGATACGGAAAGCTCCTTTTGATATTCATGACAGTTCAAGAGGCTTTGGGGCTACTCTCTCTCTATCGTTTCTCGTCGGCCATCAGCAGTGGGCAAGTGCCGCAAGCGAACCAAAACCAGCCACCACCTGCCGGCCTCCCCAGCACGTCCCCTAGGCTCGAGAATAGCAGCGGTCAAGGACTTCAGTCGGTTACCACGCAGCAATCTGTGCCgccgctttctttctcctcgaCTGTGACTGGATCTAGCTTTTCAGCCCAGACGCCCGAGGCTCGGCGCCATCATCATTTCCCGTCGTATGACGGCGGCCACCAGGATTATAGTTTCAGTTTGAAAAGCTTGAAGGGCGACGAATCTGACGTGTCGGACCCGCTGGACCGTGACTCCGATACCGAAACTACGGTGACGACAGCTACTACGGCCACGAATGCCACAATCCGGAATATTCGCTATGGACGAAGCGGCAGCGACGCGTTCTTATCACCAAGACGGTCCGAACTTGGACCCGGCATCGGCGGTCTCAGCCTTGACGACGAACCTTCCCGGCGAATGACCCGGAGTCAAACTCAGAAGCTACGGCGCTTCCCCGGGCGTGGGAATGtcagaacaaaatgaaaCCCGACAGCCGGGCGTACTCAATTGCATGATGTGATGTGAAGGTTAGGGATTGAATATTAGCAAGCGATTGTATATAGGTGTAAATAGGAAGTGTTTTACGGTCTTTAAGTCGTTTATCTATTATTCTCCATCGCAGCAATACCAAAGCTTACTGTATCCTATATTACTTCTTTTATATTGTGATATCAGTACTACCTTTCCTTGCGATTCTGTTGATTCGTCaaaaaatatcaaatccAACCAAATAACTCCTCCAAGACTGTGGACATGTTACTGGCTCCAGTCACTGTGCCTAATGACGGTAACCCCTAATCACGGCGGAATGTGACTGGGGCCAGTAACATGCCCACAGTATCCCAGTCCCAACACCATTATTCCGGAATGGTGTACATGCCAGCCTCCTCCTTGGGCTGCTCAGCTGGAGcctcattttccttctccgcagcagcagcgggaGTAGCCTGAGTGTTCTCAGCGGGGGCTTCCTTGGGAGCCTCAGCAGCAGAAGTCTCCGTCGCGGGAGTCAAGTCGAAGCTGTAGTAGGGCAAGGAAGGCGTTCGTGGACAAAAGAAGGTTGGCTTTTGTCCGAGGTCATCAATAATCGTGCGAGTCAAATCGTCCATCAATATTTTTTAAGTTTCGAAGCTGGTAGAGCCTGGAGATGGTTAGTATTATAATGGACAGATTTAGGGAAGACATGGGATTGACCGACAGTGTCGCGCACTTTTATGCGAATTTTTGATTAATGACTGCCATTCTGCAAGACTCATACCCTCTGGTAGGCCTTGGTGGGGTTCAATCACaatctttatcttctttagTATCTCTCCTGCTTCTTGAATGGATATTTGGGGGCACCTTGCTTGGATGAGTGGGGTGCCTATAACAAGGGCCACTCCAGGGGTAGGTCGGCCGTTAGGTGACGAGTATAAGGTGGGAAACGAGGGGAACTGAGAGTCGAACCGGAGGGTGAGCGCAGGAAAGGATGATCCGCTTCTTGATATGGCAGTCTAGGTGTGCCTCTTCTGCAGGCCAGAAAAGATTTTTTTGCGTTGTTAAAGAGAGTTCCCGAAGCCACCTATCGTGGACTTCATTATCTTGTTGTATAGCCATATGTCATTGGCCATACCGGCAAGCAGAGGGATGCCCATGCTGAGCCCAACGGCTAAACCGGCGTGGGCAGAGAGGGATGGTTGGAATTGGTGGGCCATGCCACCGTTGATTGGCATGGCCTTGACAAGGGGGCAGCCCATAAGGGCCACCAAGAGAAGGGTGACGAAAACGTTCATTTTGAGTAAATTGTGAGGAGGTTCTTATTGGAGGATGTCTGTCAATGATTTGTATTGTGATTTCCTTAGAGGATTGGGCACTCTGCGACGATTGGGATACTGTGTAGTCCTATCGAgcc encodes:
- a CDS encoding uncharacterized protein (predicted protein): MCPSHHLIQQLRRAHSIFLLHHDITLDALYKRVGRSTFCPLLENFWLRFAWNWDILLSGNPAVDVYNGIKLSAGGELGIGVGEEEWGSGEREVFEDFVARTDGLVDLVVSRFGDPNTLGESAATANKSADTTRDDDETHWLGLDTYPRPSDGVIFSGVGTISRSSVVRISQWMEWIYKYGIDAYGVGEDPTSPRRRKHRRRQRGRPRRDANAMTQARGNSQSRDTDGSFSPGIPRPLVVGTTQSTQPPQGPDGVSLQSSGETSPARSDKGSDWMGVTTGTFVKYLTLGYGSSWSMSRTPSAHPRVEALKREDDSASSNKQTGPPTDGQEGSEESPSVPEDPPKPESRGKFLIGLKNEKAKRDSKSLETDPTIKKSRDRITQRTLHMYLANPSEDNPSGQSYTAPLLLISVLKPIDLQAQYNNEQ
- a CDS encoding methionyl-tRNA formyltransferase (predicted protein); its protein translation is MLWQLPRHVSSAGPRGALFRGPAPLHHTLLAGRTRTGVTLQTLDLKDFDHGVILQQTPSPGFEIPNPESCTVPELLNLVAPKGAEILVDGIRKGLFVPPVHDAGWRSPEEHESLIHAAKIKPEDRHIDWANWTWLDISRRIRVLGPLWSKALVINDATANPSSFQYRRVIFTEMEEVEPMKGSEAYAVVPGLPFVDGAHPIESRQGKGVYVFTQDGKLLRINQMKVEGEQNADALRAALKARMVGGRTFSSNGSDYTPFYNPLQ
- a CDS encoding uncharacterized protein (uncharacterized conserved protein), giving the protein MAPLFAKRLTCFYCGRRSAQTEKGSIRKWRCNACEAINYLDEKGQIADPPAADTNPNVYGSDVSSTPFESTDITGSGLFCAQCIRNQHLFTSALAAYFPPTDDPNYGAYEQEYPKFRKNLEERYPQVCAKCEPRVKDRIRQAGYEAKSDHLRRMMDRSKAGRAARHARKWNWRSLLLYAGAMTYWASVAGQLSWNLVGALATDELLRDPDDLLTPASIVKCVQQTLETRRMPSYCFVDLAPYAGLSLVAGIISAWYNPKLRFKVEGRAGRFVGLGEYYQVQLIVMVVRCVFWALLRDPSANGLQSNLPPTLHTFMFIFTALSSLFYSLGALRSMTLALW
- a CDS encoding uncharacterized protein (predicted protein) produces the protein MDWTPSVQHNVTPTVSVHQRERKSVLDGPLPFYGSLPAAPKPPSWNLRNQPVQRQKPIEQVVERNPFHRTPAQPSSPWARNNGPFDTAFAPPKFFPMSDHAASTGLESLFDKAFTIKSPEDEDHGAWQSQQQTTNTRPHQSVDLHSYFIFQYLRLGLLLSSIAAWLVSQYGHISLPGDCIEVASLGSASLIAGFALLEALKQPLAQWNGMEILVYFAELVAAVHLGGNLPHVSYERHYFDRYGKLLLIFMTVQEALGLLSLYRFSSAISSGQVPQANQNQPPPAGLPSTSPRLENSSGQGLQSVTTQQSVPPLSFSSTVTGSSFSAQTPEARRHHHFPSYDGGHQDYSFSLKSLKGDESDVSDPLDRDSDTETTVTTATTATNATIRNIRYGRSGSDAFLSPRRSELGPGIGGLSLDDEPSRRMTRSQTQKLRRFPGRGNVRTK